From the genome of Nasonia vitripennis strain AsymCx chromosome 1, Nvit_psr_1.1, whole genome shotgun sequence, one region includes:
- the LOC100114509 gene encoding uncharacterized protein LOC100114509 produces the protein MKCTVINCNNKIKFRFPSNYLIKNRWLEAIGRPTFVPRLSHGLCIEHFNPEDIITESYRDGYKLQNIRLKRGAVPIKCHRQSKNDEKITEIETVYLKEEYSVNEFGLDSNTAIKLNQSHNVVDEDPSSNGCTQVYSTSISNGQSQSVSKYFNKNFVGADENENGSDDYKNDIEMSLPNNCNSNIQCDMDVSEQEICNDVSKPCKCNQTNHQNNFKIEKLSISSQTHATPRYTITDFKKKPKSLFHFIGLENYEKFLAVLHSLGPDVYHLKYVRTIFGNLGVPDQLFLVLWKLRRYPNDIELAEHFNLSEVDVRNIFITWILYMSKVWSHIDLWPKRELIDFYMSKKFEKYYSSEYVTVDEMEIKTATLSNFRERLSPFGTCKKTDTIKPGIAGSPDTLISDSLACEGLVSDCSIIEQSDSCKKCQSKDTAICDKGSLAQNFTPCNQAVSTKTPLVTDSIPNKTVKKLIKLIETFTILSEKLSHHYIPLKSEILGVCIILTNYNDKLTRV, from the exons atGAAGTGTACCGTAATTAACTGCAACAACAAAATAAAGTTTAGATTTCcttcaaattatttaattaaaaataggtGGTTGGAAGCTATCGGAAGACCTACTTTTGTACCACGTTTGAGTCATGGCTTATGTATTGAGCACTTTAATCCAGAAGATATAATTACTGAAAGTTATAGAG ATGGATACAAACTCCAAAATATAAGATTGAAACGTGGAGCTGTTCCAATAAAATGTCATCGGCAATcgaaaaatgatgaaaaaattaCTGAAATTGAAACTGTCTATTTGAAGGAAGAGTATTCAGTAAATGAATTTGGGTTGGATTCCAACACTGCAATAAAATTGAATCAATCCCATAATGTTGTCGATGAAGATCCGTCTTCAAATGGATGTACACAGGTGTATTCGACGAGCATATCAAATGGGCAAAGTCAATctgtttcaaaatattttaataaaaattttgttggcGCTGATGAGAATGAAAATGGCAGTGACgattataaaaatgatattGAAATGTCACTTCCAAACAATTGCAATTCGAATATTCAATGTGATATGGATGTTAGTGAACAAGAAATTTGTAACGACGTTAGTAAACCATGTAAATGTAACCAAACTAatcatcaaaataattttaagatAGAAAAGCTATCAATATCATCGCAAACACATGCTACTCCTCGTTATACGATTACCGATTTTAAAAAGAAGCCAAAATCGTTATTTCACTTTATAGGATTGGAAAATTACGAGAAGTTTCTGGCGGTTTTACATTCATTAGGGCCAGATGTATATCACTTAAAATACGTAAGGACCATTTTTGGAAATTTGGGAGTACCTGATCAactatttttagttttatggAAGCTAAGACGATATCCAAATGACATTGAATTGGCAGAACATTTCAATCTATCTGAAGTGGATGTgagaaatatatttattacatgGATTTTATATATGTCCAAAGTATGGTCTCATATTGATTTATGGCCAAAACGAGAACTAATAGATTTTTATATGTCAAAGAAATTTGAGAAGTACTATTCTTCTGAATACGTAACCGTGGATGAAATGGAAATCAAAACAGCAACTTTAAGTAATTTTCGAGAAAGGCTATCACCTTTCGGCACGTGTAAAAAAACTGATACTATAAAACCAGGTATTGCAGGGAGTCCGGATACATTGATTTCAGACTCTCTTGCTTGTGAAGGATTAGTTAGTGATTGTTCAATTATTGAACAAAGCGATTCTTGTAAAAAATGCCAATCTAAAGATACAGCAATTTGTGATAAAGGTTCTCTGGCTCAGAATTTTACTCCATGTAATCAAGCAGTTTCTACTAAAACTCCATTGGTGACAGACTCGATACCAAATAAAAccgtgaaaaaattaattaaactgATCGAAACTTTCACGATACTTTCTGAAAAACTAAGTCATCATTATATTCCACTGAAATCTGAAATACTTGGAGTATGTATAATATTGACTAATTATAATGACAAACTAACAAGAGTTTAA
- the LOC116416008 gene encoding histone H2A-like gives MSGRGKGGGKVKGKSKTRSNRAGLQFPVGRIHRLLRKGNYAERVGAGAPVYLAAVMEYLAAEVLELAGNAARDNKKTRIIPRHLQLAIRNDEELNKLLSGVTIAQGGVLPNIQAVLLPKKTEKSS, from the coding sequence ATGTCTGGACGCGGCAAAGGTGGTGGCAAGGTCAAGGGAAAGTCAAAGACCCGTTCCAACAGGGCTGGACTCCAGTTCCCCGTCGGACGTATCCACCGTCTATTGAGGAAGGGAAACTACGCTGAGCGAGTAGGTGCCGGTGCTCCGGTTTACCTGGCCGCCGTCATGGAGTACTTGGCCGCTGAAGTTCTTGAGTTGGCCGGTAACGCCGCTCGTGACAACAAGAAGACGAGGATCATTCCCCGTCACCTCCAGCTGGCCATCCGCAACGACGAGGAACTCAACAAATTGCTCTCCGGTGTCACCATTGCTCAGGGTGGTGTTCTGCCTAACATTCAGGCAGTGCTTCTTCCCAAGAAGACCGAGAAAAGCTCTTAA
- the LOC116416011 gene encoding histone H2B, with product MAPKASGKAVKKAGKAVKNITKGDKKKHKKRRKESYAIYIYKVLKQVHPDTGVSSKAMSIMNSFVNDIFERIAAEASRLAHYNKRSTITSREIQTAVRLLLPGELAKHAVSEGTKAVTKYTSSK from the coding sequence ATGGCACCAAAAGCAAGCGGCAAGGCAGTCAAGAAGGCCGGCAAGGCCGTCAAGAACATTACGAAGGGTGACAAGAAGAAGCacaagaagaggaggaaggaAAGCTACGCCATCTACATCTACAAGGTGTTGAAGCAGGTCCACCCCGACACTGGTGTGTCGAGCAAGGCCATGAGCATCATGAACAGCTTCGTCAACGACATCTTCGAGCGTATAGCTGCTGAGGCCTCGCGTCTGGCTCACTACAACAAGAGGTCCACCATCACCTCCCGGGAGATCCAGACTGCCGTCAGGCTTCTGCTCCCCGGTGAGCTGGCCAAGCACGCTGTGAGCGAAGGCACCAAAGCTGTCACCAAGTACACCAGCTCCAAGTAA
- the LOC116416013 gene encoding histone H4: MTGRGKGGKGLGKGGAKRHRKVLRDNIQGITKPAIRRLARRGGVKRISGLIYEETRGVLKVFLENVIRDAVTYTEHAKRKTVTAMDVVYALKRQGRTLYGFGG, translated from the coding sequence ATGACCGGACGTGGAAAGGGAGGAAAAGGTTTGGGAAAAGGAGGAGCCAAGCGCCATCGCAAAGTTTTGCGCGACAACATCCAGGGCATCACCAAGCCCGCCATCCGCCGTCTGGCTAGACGTGGTGGTGTCAAGCGTATCTCCGGTCTGATCTACGAGGAAACTCGTGGAGTCCTCAAGGTCTTCCTTGAGAACGTCATCCGTGACGCTGTAACCTACACCGAGCACGCCAAGAGGAAGACCGTCACTGCCATGGACGTTGTCTATGCTCTCAAGAGACAAGGCCGCACTCTCTACGGATTTGGCGGTTAA
- the LOC116416005 gene encoding histone H3 encodes MARTKQTARKSTGGKAPRKQLATKAARKSAPATGGVKKPHRYRPGTVALREIRRYQKSTELLIRKLPFQRLVREIAQDFKTDLRFQSSAVMALQEASEAYLVGLFEDTNLCAIHAKRVTIMPKDIQLARRIRGERA; translated from the coding sequence ATGGCACGTACCAAGCAAACCGCCCGCAAGTCGACCGGAGGAAAGGCTCCTCGCAAACAGCTAGCCACCAAGGCCGCTCGTAAGAGCGCTCCTGCCACCGGAGGAGTGAAGAAGCCCCATCGCTACAGGCCCGGAACCGTCGCTCTTCGTGAGATCCGTCGCTACCAAAAGAGCACGGAGCTCCTGATCCGCAAGCTGCCCTTCCAGCGCCTTGTGCGTGAGATCGCCCAGGACTTCAAGACCGACCTGCGCTTCCAGAGCTCGGCTGTCATGGCCCTGCAGGAGGCTAGCGAGGCCTACCTCGTCGGTCTTTTCGAGGACACCAACCTTTGCGCCATCCACGCCAAGCGCGTCACCATCATGCCCAAGGACATCCAGTTGGCGAGACGTATCCGTGGAGAGCGTGCCTAA
- the LOC116416004 gene encoding histone H1-like, translating to MSDAVAESAPAAPAVASPKKAPAAKKTGAAKKPAKPRTHPPAAEMVLAAITALKDKKGSSLQAIKKYIAATYKVDVDKQSTFIRKSLKSAVEKKTIVQTKGSGASGRFKLAAKAEGEKKIVKKPVAKKPAAAKKPAGEKKAAAKKPAAKKPAAEKKTAAAKKPAAAAKKPKAAAKPKAAKPAKAAKSPAKAKKSAKAPAATKPKAPKPKKAAAPKAAKPKAAAKK from the coding sequence ATGAGCGACGCAGTAGCCGAGTCAGCACCCGCTGCACCAGCAGTGGCATCGCCGAAGAAGGCCCCAGCGGCCAAGAAGACCGGAGCAGCCAAGAAACCGGCGAAGCCCCGCACTCACCCTCCAGCAGCTGAGATGGTCCTGGCTGCCATCACCGCACTGAAGGATAAGAAGGGATCGTCTCTCCAGGCGATCAAGAAGTACATCGCTGCCACCTACAAGGTCGACGTCGACAAGCAATCGACTTTCATCAGAAAGTCCCTCAAGTCCGCCGTCGAGAAGAAGACGATCGTGCAGACCAAGGGATCGGGAGCATCCGGTCGCTTCAAGCTCGCCGCCAAGGCAGAGGGTGAGAAGAAGATCGTAAAGAAACCAGTCGCCAAGaagccagcagcagcgaagaAACCAGCCGGCGAGAAGAAGGCCGCAGCCAAGAAACCGGCTGCTAAGAAGCCAGCTGCCGAGAAGAAAACCGCCGCCGCTAAGAAaccagctgctgctgctaagAAGCCCAAGGCTGCTGCGAAGCCCAAAGCCGCCAAGCCCGCTAAGGCCGCCAAGTCACCGGCAAAGGCTAAGAAGAGCGCAAAGGCTCCAGCTGCCACCAAGCCCAAGGCGCCTAAGCCAAAGAAGGCCGCGGCACCCAAGGCTGCCAAACCAAAAGCCGCAGCCAAGAAGTAA
- the LOC116416006 gene encoding histone H2A-like — protein sequence MSGRGKGGGKVKGKSKTRSNRAGLQFPVGRIHRLLRKGNYAERVGAGAPVYLAAVMEYLAAEVLELAGNAARDNKKTRIIPRHLQLAIRNDEELNKLLSGVTIAQGGVLPNIQAVLLPKKTEKSS from the coding sequence ATGTCTGGACGCGGCAAAGGTGGTGGCAAGGTCAAGGGAAAGTCAAAGACCCGTTCCAACAGGGCTGGACTCCAGTTCCCCGTCGGACGTATCCACCGTCTATTGAGGAAGGGAAACTACGCTGAGCGAGTAGGTGCCGGTGCTCCGGTTTACCTGGCCGCCGTCATGGAGTACTTGGCCGCTGAAGTTCTTGAGTTGGCCGGTAACGCCGCTCGTGACAACAAGAAGACGAGGATCATTCCCCGTCACCTCCAGCTGGCCATCCGCAACGACGAGGAGCTCAACAAATTGCTCTCCGGTGTCACCATTGCTCAGGGTGGTGTTCTGCCCAACATCCAAGCTGTTCTTCTTCCCAAGAAGACCGAGAAGAGCTCTTAA
- the LOC100116010 gene encoding uncharacterized protein LOC100116010: MDRWIGRIAVVTGASSGIGLAITKALLRQEMIVVGLARRKYKMLDGVKSEKNSKSFYAKECDVSNPDSVKEAFEYIKNTFKTIHVLVNNAGLIKMKSIEQCSVEDLQQVIDVNVMGVLYCTREATKIIKENGNEAHVINISSVAGLRVAHQSWFGGNDNHCNVYSPSKYAVTALSETLINELMGHKIRVTNLSPGYVLTEIFEAKANESEFVDMPYLTADDVADSVIYVLQTPPHVQITQLTIKPLGEKFFAVEEQHINRFYYLKMDRWRDKVAVVTGASAGIGLAISKALVQQGLIVVGLARRKAKMEDAMKDASGPGQFHAKECDITKEQNVIEALNWVKSTLGAVNILINNAGVVKHQKIEETPTPELEHIINVNLLGLLYCSKEAIKLMKENQQEAHIININSVLGHMVPPPGLVAFNVYPATKFAVTALSETLKNELIGSNIRVTNVSPGLVKTEMVVAAINKNSMFSKMPALEPEDVAFSIVHALTVPPHVEINEITIQAKQGPLLP; the protein is encoded by the exons ATGGATCGCTGGATAGGCAGGATAGCCGTAGTGACAGGAGCTTCATCGGGAATCGGGCTGGCGATCACCAAGGCTCTTCTCCGCCAAGAGATGATCGTCGTTGGACTTGCTAGAAGAAAGTACAAGATGTTG GATGGTGTAAAGAGCGAAAAGAATTCCAAAAGCTTTTACGCCAAAGAGTGCGACGTTTCTAATCCTGACAGCGTCAAAGAAGCTTTTGAGTACATCAAGAATACGTTCAAAACCATTCACGTTCTCGTTAATAATGCTGGTCTGATAAAGATGAAGTCCATCGAAC AATGTTCCGTAGAAGATTTGCAGCAGGTCATCGACGTGAACGTAATGGGAGTCTTGTACTGTACCAGAGAGGCGACTAAGATTATAAAGGAAAATGGCAATGAAGCACACGTGATCAATATAAGCAG TGTGGCTGGCTTAAGAGTAGCTCATCAAAGCTGGTTTGGCGGCAATGATAACCATTGCAACGTTTATTCGCCTTCGAAATACGCAGTGACGGCGCTTTCGGAAACTTTGATCAATGAATTAATGGGCCACAAAATACGCGTAACG AATCTTAGCCCAGGATATGTCCTCACAGAAATTTTCGAAGCCAAAGCTAATGAGTCGGAATTCGTTGATATGCCTTACTTGACCGCAGACGATGTTGCAGATTCTGTTATATATGTTCTCCAAACACCTCCACACGTTCAAATAACCCAACTGACTATTAAACCACTGGGagagaaattt TTTGCTGTTGAAGAGCAACATATAAATAGATtctattatttaaaaatggaTCGCTGGAGGGATAAGGTAGCAGTAGTGACAGGAGCGTCTGCCGGAATCGGATTGGCTATCAGCAAAGCTTTGGTCCAGCAGGGCTTGATAGTCGTTGGTCTAgctagaaggaaggcgaagaTGGAG GATGCAATGAAAGACGCTAGTGGTCCAGGTCAATTCCATGCAAAAGAGTGCGACATAACGAAAGAGCAAAATGTGATCGAAGCTTTGAACTGGGTGAAGAGCACGTTGGGAGCGGTTAACATATTGATAAATAATGCTGGGGTCGTCAAGCACCAAAAAATAGAAG AGACACCCACTCCAGAACTAGAGCACATTATCAACGTTAACTTACTGGGCCTTCTCTACTGCTCAAAAGAGGCTATAAAATTGATGAAGGAAAATCAGCAAGAAGCTCACATTATCAATATCAACAG CGTACTTGGACACATGGTGCCTCCACCAGGACTAGTGGCGTTCAATGTTTATCCTGCGACAAAATTTGCTGTCACAGCACTGTCCgaaactttgaaaaatgaactAATAGGATCGAACATTCGCGTCACG aATGTCAGTCCAGGATTGGTGAAAACCGAAATGGTGGTCGCAgcgattaataaaaattcaatgttTTCTAAAATGCCAGCACTGGAACCAGAAGACGTAGCTTTCTCCATTGTCCACGCACTGACAGTACCGCCTCACGTAGAAATCAATGAAATCACAATTCAGGCAAAGCAAGGACCTTTACTGCCATAG
- the LOC100115940 gene encoding short-chain dehydrogenase reductase 2a-like: MDRWVGKLAVVTGASSGIGLAIGKTLIREGMIVVGLARRKELMEKEMSEAIKAGKFYARECDVSSEKSVNEAFDYIADTFKVVNLLVNNAGVVTTKSIEDSTVEELQEVIGVNLMGVLYCYKAAVTLMKTANEAHIININSIAGQKVPSPTWTRGDYTSVNVYPATKFAVRAISEVLSYELIGRNIRVTNLSPGYVRTAICTKAALSTMPALKPEDVADSIVYVIGSPANVQITELTIKPLGETFSQSNMDRWNGKVAVITGASSGIGLATAKSLIKHGVIVIGLARRKLQMEENMKNAKGPGKFYARECDITDEESVISALNWVMDTLGALNILVNNAGIVTSGKIEDTSSSDIENVFNVNVIGLLYCSKHAIKLMKANENEAQIVNINSVLGHAVLSPRSGFANVYPATKFAVRALSETLKNELIDAKIRVSNVSPGLVKTEIYDRAASQNSIIQKMPTLNAEDVADSIVHVLSAPPHVEITEIMIQPKGSAF; the protein is encoded by the exons ATGGATCGTTGGGTAGGAAAGTTGGCTGTGGTGACGGGAGCTTCTTCGGGAATCGGTTTAGCAATCGGTAAAACACTGATTCGCGAGGGGATGATCGTCGTGGGACTTGCCAGAAGGAAGGAGCTTATGGAG AAAGAAATGAGCGAGGCGATAAAAGCTGGCAAGTTCTACGCTCGCGAGTGCGACGTCTCGAGCGAGAAAAGTGTCAATGAGGCTTTCGACTACATCGCCGATACCTTCAAAGTGGTTAACCTGCTCGTTAATAATGCCGGCGTCGTCACCACCAAGTCTATCGAAG ACTCCACAGTAGAGGAGTTACAGGAGGTAATCGGCGTGAATCTCATGGGAGTCTTGTACTGCTACAAAGCAGCCGTTACCTTAATGAAGACAGCCAACGAAGCTCACATCATCAACATCAACAG CATCGCAGGCCAGAAGGTGCCATCTCCCACCTGGACGCGCGGCGACTACACGTCCGTGAACGTCTACCCGGCGACCAAGTTTGCGGTCAGGGCCATCTCCGAGGTCCTCAGTTACGAGCTTATCGGGCGCAATATCCGCGTCACT AATCTTAGTCCAGGATACGTCAGGACCGCGATATGCACCAAGGCTGCTCTGTCAACTATGCCAGCACTAAAACCGGAAGATGTTGCAGATAGCATCGTTTATGTTATCGGGTCACCCGCGAATGTCCAGATCACCGAGCTGACTATCAAGCCGTTGGGAGAGACCTTT TCGCAGAGCAATATGGATCGCTGGAACGGAAAAGTAGCTGTGATAACGGGAGCCTCCTCGGGAATCGGCTTGGCAACTGCCAAATCTCTGATTAAACACGGTGTCATCGTTATCGGTTTGGCGCGAAGAAAACTGCAGATGGAG gaaaatatgaaaaacgCTAAGGGGCCCGGAAAATTCTACGCGAGAGAGTGCGACATCACTGACGAGGAGAGCGTAATTTCGGCACTGAATTGGGTAATGGACACCCTCGGAGCTTTGAACATTCTCGTTAATAATGCCGGCATCGTGACTTCGGGAAAAATAGAAG ATACATCATCGTCGGACATCGAAAACGTTTTCAACGTCAACGTCATCGGACTTTTGTACTGTTCGAAGCACGCCATAAAGTTAATGAAGGCTAATGAGAACGAAGCTCAGATTGTCAACATAAACAG TGTCTTAGGGCATGCTGTACTTTCTCCGCGAAGTGGTTTTGCCAACGTTTATCCAGCCACGAAGTTTGCCGTCAGGGCCCTGTCCGAAACTCTTAAAAATGAACTTATCGACGCGAAAATCCGTGTTTCG aacGTCAGTCCAGGATTGGTCAAAACTGAGATTTACGATAGGGCGGCCAGTCAGAACTcgattatacaaaaaatgccAACGTTGAACGCAGAAGACGTCGCTGATTCTATTGTTCACGTACTTTCAGCACCACCACACGTTGAAATAACGGAAATAATGATACAGCCGAAGGGATCAGCATTTTAG